A genomic window from Flintibacter sp. KGMB00164 includes:
- the dapF gene encoding diaminopimelate epimerase translates to MRFTKMEGLGNDYIYLNCLKEVPEDLPGLAVKLSDRHFGVGADGLICIRPGREGDFTMEMYNADGSRGAMCGNGIRCVGKYVYDNALTRKTCLTIDTDAGPRFLRLHVLGGQVREVTVDMGEPKLSPPVEVQGEMVYPVDMGNPHGVIFCSEPEEIDLEVRGAALGRDPAFPGEWNMEFAAVEARDRLRVRVWERGSGPTLACGTGACAVLAAAVKSGQSDRRATVALPGGELKVEWERESGRILLTGPARTVFQGEI, encoded by the coding sequence ATGCGCTTTACTAAAATGGAGGGTCTGGGAAATGACTATATCTATTTGAACTGCCTCAAAGAGGTCCCGGAGGACCTGCCGGGGCTGGCAGTAAAGCTGTCGGACCGCCACTTTGGGGTGGGGGCGGACGGGCTCATCTGCATCCGGCCGGGCCGGGAAGGAGATTTTACCATGGAGATGTACAACGCCGACGGTTCCCGGGGGGCCATGTGCGGCAACGGCATCCGGTGCGTAGGCAAATACGTGTACGACAACGCCCTGACCCGAAAGACCTGCCTGACCATCGATACTGACGCCGGACCCCGGTTTCTCCGCCTGCATGTGCTGGGGGGACAGGTGCGGGAGGTCACGGTGGATATGGGAGAGCCCAAACTGAGTCCGCCGGTAGAAGTGCAGGGGGAGATGGTGTATCCGGTGGACATGGGCAACCCCCACGGGGTCATTTTCTGCTCGGAACCGGAGGAGATCGACCTGGAGGTGCGGGGAGCGGCTCTGGGGCGGGACCCGGCCTTTCCCGGGGAATGGAACATGGAGTTTGCAGCCGTAGAGGCTCGGGACCGGCTGCGGGTGCGGGTGTGGGAGCGGGGGAGCGGCCCCACCCTGGCCTGCGGGACGGGAGCTTGCGCGGTACTGGCGGCGGCGGTCAAGTCCGGACAGAGTGACCGGCGGGCCACAGTGGCGCTGCCCGGGGGCGAGCTGAAGGTGGAGTGGGAGCGGGAGAGCGGCCGCATCCTGCTGACCGGCCCGGCCCGTACCGTGTTCCAGGGGGAAATTTAG
- the glmS gene encoding glutamine--fructose-6-phosphate transaminase (isomerizing) has protein sequence MCGIVGFIGKEQAAPILLDGLSRLEYRGYDSAGLAVYDAEKGLQVVKAKGRLQVLRDLTREGQDVPGLMGVGHTRWATHGAPNDVNSHPQVSQSGRMAVVHNGIIENYAKLKKFLESKGVQFVSETDTEVVAQLLDYYYKGDLLDAVSKVLHRIQGAYALGIVCADEPDKLVAVRKDSPLILGLGQGFTMLASDVTALIRYTREVCYLDDGEMAVLTPDGVKVYNSLVQPVEKETSHVDWEISAAEKGGYEHFMFKEIMEQPKAIRDTISPRLRDGKVVLDDVTITKEELEDLDRLYVIACGSSYHVGMAAKYILERLLRIPVEVTLASEFRYCAPIVTKHTLALVISQSGETIDTLAAMREAKRLGARILSIVNVVGSTIARESDDVLYTWAGPEIAVATTKAYSTQLAVVYLLGLYFADLLGRVSEEEYHDLVEELRALPAKAEAILKDTEKIQYYASIYFNHNSVFFIGRNIDYAVGLEGSLKLKEISYIHSEAYAAGELKHGTISLIEDGTLVVALAGWNELFEKLMSNVKEVKARGADVIGIACENHKEALESLVDSAMTIPEVNPMFLPSLEVIPMQLFAYYVALMRGCDIDKPRNLAKSVTVE, from the coding sequence ATGTGTGGAATCGTTGGTTTTATCGGCAAGGAACAGGCAGCCCCTATTTTGCTGGATGGGCTGTCCAGGCTGGAGTACCGGGGCTATGACTCGGCGGGCCTGGCGGTGTACGATGCAGAAAAGGGCTTGCAGGTGGTGAAGGCCAAGGGCCGTCTCCAGGTGCTGCGGGACCTGACCCGGGAGGGACAGGACGTGCCCGGCCTGATGGGAGTGGGCCACACCCGCTGGGCCACCCACGGAGCCCCCAACGACGTAAACTCCCACCCCCAGGTGAGCCAGTCCGGCCGCATGGCGGTGGTACACAACGGTATCATTGAAAACTACGCAAAGTTAAAGAAATTCCTGGAGTCCAAGGGGGTTCAATTCGTCTCGGAGACCGACACCGAGGTGGTGGCCCAGCTGCTGGACTACTACTACAAGGGGGACCTGTTGGACGCGGTGTCCAAGGTGCTCCACCGTATTCAGGGGGCCTATGCCCTGGGCATTGTGTGTGCCGACGAGCCGGATAAGCTGGTGGCGGTGCGGAAGGACTCCCCCCTGATCCTGGGCCTGGGCCAGGGCTTTACCATGCTGGCCAGCGACGTTACCGCTCTCATTCGCTACACCCGGGAGGTCTGCTACCTGGATGACGGCGAGATGGCGGTGCTTACCCCGGATGGAGTCAAGGTGTATAACTCCCTGGTACAGCCGGTGGAGAAGGAGACCTCCCACGTGGACTGGGAGATCTCGGCGGCGGAAAAGGGCGGCTATGAGCACTTCATGTTCAAGGAGATCATGGAGCAGCCCAAGGCCATCCGGGACACCATCTCTCCCCGCCTGCGGGACGGCAAAGTGGTGCTGGACGATGTGACCATCACCAAGGAGGAACTGGAGGACCTGGACCGGCTGTACGTCATTGCCTGCGGCTCCTCCTACCACGTGGGTATGGCGGCCAAGTACATTCTGGAGCGGCTGCTGCGCATCCCGGTGGAGGTCACCCTGGCCTCTGAGTTCCGGTACTGCGCCCCCATTGTGACCAAACATACCCTGGCGTTGGTCATCAGCCAGTCAGGTGAGACCATCGACACCCTGGCCGCCATGCGGGAGGCCAAGCGGCTGGGCGCCCGGATTTTGTCCATTGTCAACGTGGTGGGGTCCACCATCGCCCGGGAGTCGGACGACGTGCTTTATACCTGGGCTGGGCCGGAGATCGCCGTGGCTACCACGAAAGCCTACTCCACTCAGCTGGCGGTGGTCTATCTGCTGGGCCTCTACTTTGCCGACCTGTTGGGGCGGGTGAGTGAGGAGGAGTACCACGATCTTGTGGAGGAGCTGCGCGCTCTGCCTGCCAAGGCGGAGGCCATCCTGAAGGACACGGAGAAGATCCAGTACTACGCCTCCATCTACTTTAACCACAACTCGGTCTTCTTTATCGGCCGCAACATCGACTACGCCGTGGGCCTGGAGGGCTCCCTGAAGCTCAAGGAGATCTCCTATATCCACTCCGAGGCCTACGCCGCCGGTGAGCTCAAGCACGGCACCATCTCCCTCATTGAGGACGGCACCTTGGTGGTAGCTCTGGCGGGGTGGAACGAGCTGTTTGAGAAGCTCATGAGCAACGTCAAGGAGGTCAAGGCCCGGGGAGCTGACGTGATCGGCATCGCCTGTGAAAACCACAAAGAGGCTCTGGAGAGCCTGGTGGACAGCGCCATGACCATTCCGGAGGTCAATCCCATGTTCCTGCCCTCCCTGGAGGTCATCCCCATGCAGCTGTTTGCCTACTACGTGGCTTTGATGCGGGGGTGTGACATCGACAAGCCCCGGAACCTGGCCAAGAGTGTCACGGTGGAATAA
- a CDS encoding DUF4363 family protein, whose product MKRLWMAVLLLAALLSLCLVNAWYSLTLTRQLSEQLDQAQALVEQDQWDQARSITQEVYDSWNGHHFYLHVFLRHSDTDQILRTFRQVIQYLDLEELDQYAAANADLVAQLELLSEMEQPSLVNIL is encoded by the coding sequence ATGAAACGGCTTTGGATGGCGGTCCTTCTTCTGGCCGCGCTGTTGTCTTTGTGTCTGGTCAACGCCTGGTATTCCCTCACCCTCACCCGGCAGCTGTCTGAGCAGCTGGACCAGGCCCAGGCCCTGGTGGAGCAAGACCAGTGGGATCAGGCCCGCTCCATCACCCAGGAGGTTTACGACAGCTGGAACGGCCACCACTTTTACCTGCATGTCTTTCTGCGCCACTCGGACACCGACCAGATTCTGCGCACCTTCCGCCAGGTGATCCAGTACCTGGATTTGGAGGAGCTGGACCAGTACGCCGCCGCCAATGCGGACCTGGTGGCCCAGCTGGAACTGCTCTCCGAGATGGAGCAGCCCAGTCTGGTCAATATTTTATAA
- a CDS encoding LL-diaminopimelate aminotransferase: protein MTKVNQNFLKLPGSYLFSEIARRLAAYTAEHPEAKMIRLGIGDVTRPLAPAVIEAMHKAVDEMGTFEGFHGYGPEQGYDFLREAIAKTDYGARGVDIKPNEIFVSDGAKSDCGNIGDIFGADNVVAVCDPVYPVYVDTNAMAGRAGDFQEELGKWSKLVYMPCVEENGFTPQIPQEKVDMIYLCFPNNPTGTVATKEQLKAWVDYANENKAVILYDSAYEAFITQDDVPHTIYEIEGARTCAIEFRSFSKTAGFTGNRCAYTVVPMELERDGAKLNALWNRRQCTKFNGVPYVIQRGAAAVYTEEGQRQIKETIAYYQENARVIREGLTEAGLTCFGGVNAPYIWLKTPDGMGSWEFFDKLLKEANVVTTPGAGFGPSGEGYIRLTAFGDADATKEAVARIRTMLGR, encoded by the coding sequence ATGACCAAAGTGAACCAAAATTTCCTCAAGCTGCCCGGTAGCTATCTGTTTTCTGAGATCGCCCGCCGTCTGGCCGCTTACACCGCCGAGCACCCCGAGGCCAAGATGATCCGTCTGGGCATCGGTGACGTGACCCGGCCTCTGGCCCCCGCTGTCATCGAAGCCATGCACAAGGCAGTGGATGAGATGGGCACCTTTGAGGGCTTCCACGGCTACGGTCCCGAGCAGGGCTACGATTTCCTGCGGGAGGCCATTGCCAAGACCGACTATGGCGCCCGGGGCGTGGATATCAAGCCCAACGAGATCTTTGTCTCCGACGGCGCCAAGAGCGACTGCGGCAACATCGGCGACATCTTCGGCGCCGACAACGTGGTGGCCGTGTGTGACCCCGTCTACCCCGTGTATGTGGATACCAACGCCATGGCCGGCCGGGCCGGTGACTTCCAGGAGGAGCTGGGCAAGTGGTCCAAGCTGGTCTACATGCCCTGCGTGGAGGAGAACGGGTTTACCCCCCAGATCCCCCAGGAGAAGGTGGATATGATCTACCTGTGCTTCCCCAACAACCCCACCGGCACCGTGGCTACCAAGGAGCAGCTGAAGGCCTGGGTGGACTACGCCAATGAGAACAAGGCTGTCATCCTCTACGACTCCGCTTACGAGGCTTTCATCACCCAGGACGACGTGCCCCACACCATCTATGAGATCGAGGGGGCCCGCACCTGCGCCATCGAGTTCCGGTCCTTCTCCAAGACCGCCGGCTTTACCGGCAACCGCTGCGCCTACACCGTGGTGCCCATGGAGCTGGAGCGGGACGGGGCCAAGCTCAACGCCCTGTGGAACCGCCGCCAGTGCACCAAGTTCAACGGCGTGCCTTATGTGATCCAGCGGGGCGCTGCCGCTGTCTACACCGAGGAGGGCCAGCGCCAGATCAAGGAAACCATCGCCTATTACCAGGAGAACGCCCGGGTCATCCGGGAGGGCCTGACCGAGGCGGGTCTGACCTGCTTTGGCGGCGTGAACGCCCCCTACATCTGGCTCAAGACCCCCGATGGTATGGGCTCCTGGGAGTTCTTTGACAAGCTGCTGAAGGAGGCCAACGTGGTCACCACTCCCGGCGCTGGCTTTGGTCCCAGCGGCGAGGGGTATATCCGCCTGACCGCTTTCGGCGATGCCGACGCTACCAAGGAGGCTGTGGCCCGCATCCGCACCATGCTGGGCCGGTAA
- a CDS encoding sugar O-acetyltransferase, with product MTEREKMLSGQLYCADEPELNAARHRADLLCRQLNALPMAETELRMEVLRQLLGKVGKNCAINPQFRCDYGSYIQVGENFFANYNCVILDCAPVTFGDNVFIAPNCGFYTAGHPLDYPTRNAMLEFAKPITVGDNVWIGGNVVVLPGVTIGSGSVIGAGSVVSRDIPENVLAVGNPCRPIRSINPEDRRML from the coding sequence ATGACAGAGCGAGAGAAAATGTTGTCCGGGCAGCTCTACTGTGCGGATGAACCCGAGCTGAATGCCGCGCGGCACCGGGCTGACCTGTTGTGCCGCCAGCTCAACGCCCTGCCCATGGCAGAGACGGAGCTGCGTATGGAAGTGCTGCGGCAACTGCTGGGCAAAGTGGGGAAGAACTGCGCCATCAATCCTCAGTTTCGCTGTGACTATGGCAGCTACATCCAGGTGGGCGAGAACTTCTTTGCCAACTACAACTGCGTCATCCTGGACTGCGCCCCGGTGACGTTCGGGGACAATGTGTTCATCGCCCCCAACTGCGGCTTCTATACTGCCGGACACCCCCTGGACTATCCCACCCGCAACGCGATGCTGGAGTTTGCAAAACCCATCACCGTAGGCGACAACGTGTGGATCGGGGGCAACGTGGTGGTGCTGCCCGGGGTGACGATCGGCTCCGGGTCGGTAATCGGCGCGGGCAGTGTGGTCAGTCGGGATATCCCGGAAAACGTACTGGCAGTGGGCAACCCCTGCCGTCCCATCCGGTCCATCAATCCGGAGGACCGGAGAATGCTTTGA
- the carB gene encoding carbamoyl-phosphate synthase large subunit, with the protein MPKNPEIKKVLVLGSGPIVIGQAAEFDYAGTQACRALKEEGIEVVLVNSNPATIMTDKDIADHVYIEPLNIPSVTQVIEKERPDSILPTLGGQTGLNLAMALHENGTLAKYGVKLLGTSPESIRKAEDRQGFKDCMESINQPCVTSEVVESVEDAVAFAEKIGYPVIVRPAYTLGGTGGGIAYDEYSLREISDRGINLSRVGQVLIERCIAGWKEIEFEVMRDSAGNVITVCSMENIDPVGVHTGDSIVVAPTQTLANKEYQMLRTAALDIISALEIEGGCNCQFALNPDSFEYAVIEVNPRVSRSSALASKATGYPIAKVAAKIALGYTLDEIPNAVTGKTTACFEPTLDYCVLKIPRLPFDKFTTASRTLGTQMKATGEVMAIANSFEGALMKAIRSLELNVRALKLDKLEGLYTDEIEDLLVQVTDERLFVVAEALRRGFSPQKINHITKMDLWFLDGFKRIIDMENELERCKGVPSADTLKRAKEMCFADSYIGTLCGMKQAEVKALREKYGIIPSFKMVDTCAAEFDAETPYYYSTYDGENEAIDTGSDRKKVLVLGSGPIRIGQGIEFDYCSVHSVWAFRRLGYETIIVNNNPETVSTDFDVADKLYFEPLTAEDVQNIVEQEKPWGAVVQFGGQTAIKLAKALTEMGVQILGTSSDGVDAAEDRERFDEILEKCGIPRAKGRTVYTTQEALKAANELGYPVLVRPSYVLGGQGMEIAYSDRNIEEFMKIINMTVQEHPILIDKYLMGRELEVDGVFDGEDILIPGIMEHVERAGVHSGDSIAVYPPINLEDKHRELILKHTKNMAKHLGVIGLINAQYILYNDDIYVIEVNPRSSRTIPYISKVTGVPIIDLATKVMLGQKLKDLGYGTGLYPEAKYYAVKAPVFSFEKLTDVDTGLGPEMKSTGEVLGLAETYPQALLKAFKGAGLKVPKRGSRVIVTVKDEDKAEMVGIARGFEEMGIEIFATSGTCDALTEAGIACKRVNRVSQSHPNILDMIASGTVDMIINTPTKGRKHDSDGFKIRRSAVEHSVTCVTAIDTARAVLTVREQSRSVDLKPIDITKI; encoded by the coding sequence ATGCCTAAGAATCCGGAAATCAAGAAAGTACTGGTGCTGGGCTCCGGCCCCATCGTCATCGGCCAGGCTGCCGAGTTCGACTACGCCGGCACCCAGGCCTGCCGTGCCCTGAAGGAAGAGGGCATCGAGGTGGTGTTGGTCAACTCCAACCCCGCCACCATTATGACCGATAAGGACATTGCTGACCACGTCTATATCGAGCCTCTGAACATCCCCTCCGTCACTCAGGTCATCGAGAAGGAGCGCCCCGACTCCATCCTGCCCACCCTGGGCGGTCAGACCGGCCTGAACCTGGCCATGGCCCTCCATGAGAACGGCACCCTGGCCAAGTACGGTGTGAAGCTGCTGGGCACCAGCCCCGAGTCCATCCGCAAGGCGGAGGACCGCCAGGGCTTCAAGGACTGCATGGAGTCCATCAACCAGCCCTGCGTCACCTCTGAGGTGGTGGAGAGCGTGGAGGACGCCGTGGCCTTTGCTGAGAAGATCGGCTACCCTGTCATTGTTCGCCCCGCCTACACCCTGGGCGGCACCGGCGGCGGCATTGCTTACGACGAGTACTCCCTGCGGGAGATCTCCGACCGCGGCATCAACCTGAGCCGTGTGGGCCAGGTGCTCATCGAGCGCTGCATCGCCGGCTGGAAGGAGATCGAGTTCGAGGTCATGCGTGACTCCGCGGGCAACGTGATTACCGTCTGCTCCATGGAGAACATTGACCCTGTGGGCGTGCACACCGGCGACTCCATCGTGGTGGCTCCCACCCAGACCCTGGCTAACAAGGAGTACCAGATGCTGCGTACTGCCGCTCTGGATATCATCTCTGCCCTGGAGATCGAGGGCGGCTGTAACTGTCAGTTTGCTCTGAACCCCGACAGCTTTGAGTATGCGGTCATCGAGGTTAACCCCCGTGTGTCCCGTTCCTCCGCTCTGGCTTCCAAGGCCACCGGCTACCCCATTGCTAAGGTAGCTGCCAAGATCGCTCTGGGCTACACCCTGGACGAGATCCCCAACGCGGTGACCGGCAAGACCACCGCCTGCTTTGAGCCCACCCTGGACTACTGCGTCCTGAAGATCCCCCGCCTGCCCTTTGATAAGTTCACCACCGCCAGCCGTACTCTGGGCACCCAGATGAAGGCCACCGGCGAGGTTATGGCCATTGCCAACTCCTTTGAGGGTGCCCTGATGAAGGCCATCCGCTCTCTGGAGCTGAACGTCCGCGCCCTGAAGCTGGACAAGCTGGAGGGCCTGTACACCGACGAGATCGAGGACCTGCTGGTCCAGGTCACCGACGAGCGTCTGTTCGTGGTGGCTGAGGCTCTGCGCCGCGGTTTCTCCCCCCAGAAGATCAACCACATCACCAAGATGGACCTGTGGTTCCTGGACGGCTTCAAGCGCATCATCGACATGGAGAATGAGCTGGAGCGCTGCAAGGGCGTGCCCTCTGCCGACACCCTGAAGCGGGCCAAGGAAATGTGCTTTGCCGACAGCTATATCGGCACCCTGTGCGGCATGAAGCAGGCCGAGGTAAAGGCTCTGCGGGAGAAGTACGGTATCATCCCCTCCTTCAAGATGGTGGATACCTGCGCCGCCGAGTTTGACGCTGAGACTCCCTACTACTACTCCACCTACGACGGAGAGAACGAGGCCATCGACACCGGCAGCGACCGCAAGAAGGTGCTGGTGCTGGGCTCCGGCCCCATCCGTATCGGCCAGGGCATCGAGTTTGACTACTGCTCCGTCCACTCCGTCTGGGCCTTCCGTCGCCTGGGCTATGAGACCATCATCGTCAACAACAACCCTGAGACCGTCTCCACCGACTTCGACGTGGCCGATAAGCTCTACTTTGAGCCCCTCACCGCTGAGGACGTGCAGAACATTGTGGAGCAGGAGAAGCCCTGGGGCGCCGTGGTTCAGTTCGGCGGACAGACCGCCATCAAGCTGGCCAAGGCTCTGACCGAGATGGGCGTGCAGATCCTGGGCACCTCCTCCGACGGCGTAGACGCCGCCGAGGACCGGGAGCGCTTTGACGAGATCCTGGAGAAGTGCGGCATCCCCCGCGCCAAGGGCCGCACCGTCTATACCACTCAGGAGGCTCTGAAGGCTGCCAACGAGCTGGGCTATCCCGTGCTGGTGCGCCCCTCTTACGTGCTGGGCGGCCAGGGCATGGAAATTGCCTACTCCGACCGCAACATTGAGGAGTTTATGAAGATCATCAACATGACCGTTCAGGAGCACCCCATCCTCATCGACAAGTATCTGATGGGGCGGGAGCTGGAAGTGGACGGCGTGTTCGACGGCGAGGATATCCTCATCCCCGGCATCATGGAGCACGTGGAGCGCGCCGGCGTGCACTCCGGCGACTCTATTGCTGTGTATCCTCCCATCAATCTGGAGGACAAGCACCGTGAGCTTATCCTGAAGCACACCAAGAACATGGCCAAGCACCTGGGCGTCATCGGCCTCATCAACGCCCAGTATATCCTCTACAACGACGACATCTATGTCATCGAGGTCAACCCCCGTTCCTCCCGTACCATCCCCTATATCTCCAAGGTCACCGGCGTGCCCATCATCGACCTGGCTACCAAGGTCATGCTGGGCCAGAAGCTGAAGGACCTGGGCTACGGCACCGGTCTCTACCCCGAGGCCAAGTACTATGCCGTCAAGGCTCCCGTCTTCTCCTTCGAGAAGCTCACCGACGTGGACACCGGCCTTGGCCCGGAGATGAAGTCCACCGGCGAGGTGCTGGGTCTGGCTGAGACCTATCCCCAGGCTCTGCTGAAGGCCTTTAAGGGTGCTGGTCTGAAGGTGCCCAAGCGCGGCAGCCGGGTCATCGTCACCGTCAAGGACGAGGACAAGGCCGAGATGGTTGGCATTGCCCGGGGCTTTGAGGAGATGGGCATTGAGATTTTTGCCACCTCCGGCACCTGTGACGCCCTCACTGAGGCGGGCATCGCCTGCAAGCGGGTCAACCGCGTCTCCCAGTCCCACCCCAACATCCTGGATATGATCGCCTCCGGAACGGTGGACATGATCATCAACACCCCCACCAAGGGCCGCAAGCACGACAGCGACGGCTTTAAGATCCGCCGCTCCGCCGTGGAGCACAGCGTGACCTGCGTCACCGCCATCGACACCGCCCGTGCGGTGCTCACCGTGCGGGAGCAGAGCCGCAGCGTTGACCTGAAGCCCATCGACATCACCAAGATCTAA
- a CDS encoding DUF421 domain-containing protein — protein MFTGFVRTVILYLVLIVGIRLMGKRQVGELEPSELVLSLVIADLAAVPMQDFGIPLLAGVIPILTLLSLTMILSVLTMKHVGFRALLCGRPSVIIRRGKLDQGEMRRNRLTVDELMEELRCQGYADPSVVWYAILETNGQLSVLPKAQEKPPTLAQLGQNPTESGLPLVLISDGHVLEHNLTARGVDRNWLETELGRQGCSDPSAVFLMTLDETGGVYLAPKQEE, from the coding sequence ATGTTTACCGGTTTTGTGCGCACGGTGATCTTATATCTGGTTTTGATCGTGGGCATCCGCCTGATGGGCAAGCGGCAGGTGGGGGAGCTGGAACCCTCGGAGCTGGTGCTGTCCCTGGTCATCGCTGACCTGGCTGCGGTACCCATGCAGGATTTCGGCATTCCCCTTTTGGCCGGAGTGATCCCCATCCTCACCCTGCTGTCCCTGACCATGATCCTCTCTGTGCTCACCATGAAGCACGTGGGCTTTCGCGCCCTGCTGTGCGGACGGCCCAGCGTGATCATCCGCCGGGGCAAGCTGGACCAGGGGGAAATGCGCCGCAACCGCCTGACGGTGGACGAACTGATGGAGGAGCTGCGCTGCCAGGGCTACGCTGACCCCTCCGTGGTCTGGTACGCCATTTTGGAGACCAACGGACAGCTCTCCGTCCTCCCCAAGGCTCAGGAGAAGCCCCCCACCCTGGCCCAGTTGGGCCAGAATCCAACCGAGTCCGGGCTTCCCCTAGTCCTCATCAGCGACGGGCATGTACTGGAGCACAACCTTACCGCCCGGGGCGTGGACCGGAACTGGCTGGAAACGGAGCTGGGGCGCCAGGGCTGCAGCGACCCCAGCGCCGTCTTTTTGATGACGCTGGATGAGACCGGCGGCGTCTATCTGGCGCCTAAACAGGAGGAGTAA
- a CDS encoding carbamoyl phosphate synthase small subunit — translation MKATLILANGSVFSGTSIGSTSDRICEMVFNTSMTGYQEILTDPSYAGQGIVMSYPLIGNYGVNSVDNESGRPWAEAFVVRHLSPMGSNFRCEDTLDSYLKKHNITGIEGVDTRALTKILRSQGSMNGMITCAEHFNVAEIMEKLKAYRVEGTVERVSRKEPEDCPAYGEEKYKVAMMDYGVKQNMIECLRRRGCHVTVFPATTPAETVLSGGFDGVMLSNGPGDPADNVGIIAEVKKLYESNIPLFAVCLGHQLMALATGAKTGRLAYGHRGGNHPVRDLEAKRVFITSQNHGYMVLADSVDPAVAEVSHINVNDGTCEGLRYKRPNCFTTQFHPEASPGPQDTEYLFDRFIASMGGDK, via the coding sequence ATGAAAGCGACTTTGATCTTGGCCAACGGAAGCGTATTTTCCGGGACCAGCATCGGCAGCACCTCCGACCGGATCTGTGAGATGGTGTTCAACACCTCCATGACCGGATATCAGGAGATCCTGACCGACCCCTCTTATGCGGGGCAAGGTATCGTAATGTCCTATCCTCTGATCGGAAACTACGGCGTGAACAGTGTGGACAATGAGTCCGGACGCCCCTGGGCGGAGGCCTTTGTGGTACGTCATCTGTCCCCCATGGGCAGTAATTTCCGCTGCGAGGATACCCTGGACAGCTATTTGAAAAAACATAACATCACGGGCATCGAAGGTGTGGATACCCGTGCGCTGACCAAGATACTCCGCAGCCAGGGTAGCATGAATGGCATGATTACCTGCGCGGAGCATTTTAATGTGGCCGAGATTATGGAAAAGCTGAAGGCCTATCGGGTGGAGGGTACCGTGGAGCGGGTGTCCCGCAAGGAGCCCGAGGACTGCCCCGCTTACGGCGAGGAGAAGTATAAGGTGGCCATGATGGACTACGGCGTCAAGCAGAACATGATCGAGTGCCTGCGTCGCCGGGGCTGCCATGTCACCGTGTTCCCCGCCACCACTCCCGCTGAGACCGTGCTCTCCGGAGGCTTTGACGGTGTGATGCTCTCCAACGGCCCTGGCGACCCCGCCGACAACGTTGGCATCATCGCCGAGGTGAAGAAGCTCTATGAGAGCAACATCCCCCTGTTTGCCGTGTGCCTGGGCCACCAGCTCATGGCGCTGGCCACCGGCGCCAAGACCGGCCGCCTGGCCTATGGCCACCGCGGCGGCAACCACCCCGTACGGGACCTGGAGGCCAAGCGGGTATTCATTACCAGCCAGAACCACGGCTATATGGTGCTGGCCGACTCCGTGGACCCCGCTGTGGCTGAGGTGAGCCACATCAACGTCAACGACGGCACCTGTGAGGGCCTGCGTTACAAGCGTCCCAACTGCTTTACCACCCAGTTCCATCCTGAAGCCAGCCCTGGCCCTCAGGATACTGAGTATCTGTTTGATCGTTTCATCGCTTCCATGGGAGGTGACAAGTAA